In the Orcinus orca chromosome 19, mOrcOrc1.1, whole genome shotgun sequence genome, CGGCTGCCCCATACCTGAGGCTTACAGTGCTCCTCAATCCAGCTGAAGACACAGGCCGACAGCTCCTGGAAGCTTGCCACGGAGATAGAGGCATTGAAGGACTGGAAGAGGGAGTCCATGATGCCTTGAAACACGTTGAACTTCACCTGGTCAGAGACCTGGTCCTCCCCCTCGTGGGGGTTGTCCTGGTGTGCCTTCACTATCTGCTCGTAGTTCCTGAGAGCGAACAGGCCAGGGCTAAGGGGCTGCAGCAGCTCCACCGGCCCCGGAAGAAGAATAGCGCTACCCTACGTACTCCCCTGGGAAGGAGATTCCCAGAGAGCCTTGGGGAGGTATTCAACATCAGCTAGATACTGCTTCTAGGTCAGAAGTGGTgacccaccctctccagccttcccTTCATTAATCCCACAGGCGTTTCCAGAGTATCTGCTACAGTTGGGATAGAGTCCTGCCTACCACATGAGAGAGTGAGAATATTATCTGATGTGGCCTTTGAACAAAGGGAAGGGCGTGAACTGAAGGGGCCTCAGAGTCCCCTCAGAACCAGAAGCCCTGGTTCCCCCAGCCCAGCACCCCCCTTACACTTTCATGATCTTTAGGGCCATGACATCCTTGCGTAGCGTGGATACCTCCTCCTcctgttttttcttctccttgtgcAAAAACTGGATGTAGTCAATggctggagtgggggagggaagagggggtgggCACAACCAGAAGGACCAGGCTGATTgtgtctccccttcccccagaccCCACCTCTCCTGTTACAACCACCCCACCAGGGCCAGGCCAAAAGTGGCTCTGAGGCGCTAGCCTTCACAGCCCCCTTGGCTCCAAGCCCTCCAGTGCTCTCCTGGCCATACTCTTCTGCAGAACGATGGCCTTGCTGAGCTTTTGGGAGCCAATGGAGAAGTCCTGCTGCTGACAGGTGGGAACGATGGTCTGCAGGTCATCATAGCCTCTCTGTGGAGacagcaggggacatgggttccttaACTAAGGGGTTAAGGCAAATGGGCACAAAGTTTTTCTTCCATGATACCAAGTTCCATGCTCACTCACTCAaagggagtgggaaggagggagaagttcATGTCCAGGGCCTAGACTAGCTGCCCCCAAGCCTGCTTGGGACTGCCTGACGGGGTCAAGGCAGAGTGGATCTGAAGTGTGCAGCGCCCTCCTGCGCCGGCTGAGGTGCAGGCATCCCCAATCACCTTGATGGCATCCCTCCTC is a window encoding:
- the MLX gene encoding max-like protein X isoform X5, which produces MTEPGASPEDPWVKVEYAYSDNSLDPDDEDSDYHQESYKESYKDRRRRAHTQAEQKRRDAIKRGYDDLQTIVPTCQQQDFSIGSQKLSKAIVLQKTIDYIQFLHKEKKKQEEEVSTLRKDVMALKIMKVNYEQIVKAHQDNPHEGEDQVSDQVKFNVFQGIMDSLFQSFNASISVASFQELSACVFSWIEEHCKPQTLREIVIGVLHQLKNQLY
- the MLX gene encoding max-like protein X isoform X4, with product MTEPGASPEDPWVKVEYAYSDNSLDPGLFVESTRKGSVVSRANSIGSTSASSVPNTDDEDSDYHQESYKESYKDRRRRAHTQAEQKRRDAIKRGYDDLQTIVPTCQQQDFSIGSQKLSKAIVLQKTIDYIQFLHKEKKKQEEEVSTLRKDVMALKIMKVNYEQIVKAHQDNPHEGEDQVSDQVKFNVFQGIMDSLFQSFNASISVASFQELSACVFSWIEEHCKPQTLREIVIGVLHQLKNQLY